The following are encoded together in the Brassica napus cultivar Da-Ae chromosome A9, Da-Ae, whole genome shotgun sequence genome:
- the LOC106352549 gene encoding pyruvate dehydrogenase E1 component subunit alpha-3, chloroplastic-like, which translates to MATAFSATLPLHGSSSQENRLLLPPTRLPPPPSSFLGSTRSLPFRRLNHAHAARRSPVVAVQEIVKEKKPTNPLLITKEEGLVLYEDMILGRSFEDMCAQMYYRGKMFGFVHLYNGQEAVSTGFIKLLTKSDSVVSTYRDHVHALSKGVSARAVMSELFGKVTGCCRGQGGSMHMFSKEHNMLGGFAFIGEGIPVATGAAFTSKYKREVLKQDCDDVTVAFFGDGTCNNGQFYECLNMAALYKLPIIFVVENNLWAIGMSHLRSTSDPEIWKKGPAFGMPGVHVDGMDVLKVREVAKEAVARARRGEGPTLVECETYRFRGHSLADPDELRDAAEKAKYAARDPITALKKYLIENKLANEGELKTIEKKIDELVEEAVEFADASPQPGRSQLLENVFADPKGFGIGPDGRYRCEDPKFTEGTAQV; encoded by the exons ATGGCGACGGCTTTCTCAGCCACGCTTCCTCTCCATGGATCATCATCTCAAGAGAATCGTCTCTTGCTTCCCCCCACCCGAttgcctcctcctccttcttctttcctcggatcCACCCGTTCTCTCCCCTTTCGCAGACTCAATCACGCTCACGCCGCTCGTCGATCTCCCGTCGTCGCTGTCCAGGAAATTGTCAAGGAGAAGAAACCCACCAATCCCCTG TTGATAACCAAAGAGGAAGGACTGGTCTTGTACGAAGACATGATCCTCGGTCGTTCTTTCGAAGACATGTGTGCTCAAATGTACTACCGAGGCAAGATGTTTGGTTTTGTCCACTTGTACAACGGCCAAGAAGCCGTCTCCACCGGCTTCATCAAGCTCCTCACCAAATCCGATTCAGTCGTCAGCACGTACCGTGACCACGTCCACGCCCTCAGCAAAGGCGTCTCCGCTCGTGCCGTTATGAGCGAGCTCTTCGGGAAGGTCACGGGCTGCTGCAGAGGCCAAGGTGGGTCCATGCACATGTTCTCTAAAGAACACAACATGCTCGGTGGCTTTGCCTTCATAGGCGAAGGCATTCCTGTGGCAACTGGTGCTGCTTTCACTTCGAAGTACAAGAGGGAAGTCTTGAAGCAGGACTGCGATGACGTCACTGTGGCGTTCTTTGGAGATGGGACTTGTAACAACGGACAGTTCTACGAGTGTTTGAACATGGCGGCGCTTTATAAGCTGCCTATTATCTTCGTTGTTGAGAATAACTTGTGGGCGATTGGGATGTCGCATTTGAGATCGACTTCTGATCCTGAGATATGGAAGAAAGGTCCTGCGTTTGGGATGCCAGGTGTTCATGTCGACGGTATGGATGTGCTGAAGGTGAGAGAAGTGGCTAAAGAGGCAGTGGCAAGAGCTAGGAGAGGTGAAGGTCCGACATTGGTGGAATGTGAGACTTACAGGTTCAGAGGACACTCCTTGGCTGATCCTGATGAGCTCCGTGATGCTG CTGAGAAAGCCAAGTACGCGGCTAGAGACCCGATCACAGCACTGAAGAAGTATCTGATAGAGAACAAGCTTGCGAATGAAGGGGAGCTTAAGACGATAGAGAAGAAGATAGACGAGTTGGTGGAGGAAGCGGTTGAGTTTGCAGACGCGAGCCCACAGCCTGGTCGGAGTCAGTTGCTAGAGAATGTGTTTGCTGATCCCAAAGGGTTTGGAATTGGACCTGATGGACGTTACAGGTGTGAGGATCCCAAGTTTACTGAAGGCACAGCTCAAGTCTGA
- the LOC106352541 gene encoding 60S acidic ribosomal protein P1-3 has product MSTVGELACSYAVMILEDEGISITSDKIATLVKAAGVEIESYWPMLFAKMAEKRNVTDLIMNVGAGGGGGAPVAAATPAAGGGAAAAAPAAEEKKKEEVAEESDGDLGFGLFD; this is encoded by the exons atgtcgacCGTGGGAGAGCTTGCTTGCAGCTACGCAGTTATGATCCTCGAGGACGAGGGTATTTCTATCACG TCCGACAAGATCGCTACTTTGGTCAAAGCAGCTGGCGTTGAGATTGAGTCATACTGGCCAATGCTATTCGCCAAGATGGCTGAGAAACGGAATGTGACTGACCTCATCATGAACGTTGGTGCTGGTGGTGGAGGCGGTGCACCTGTTGCTGCTGCTACTCCAGCTGCCGGTGGTGGTGCCGCGGCTGCTGCACCTGCCgctgaggagaagaagaag GAGGAAGTGGCGGAAGAGAGTGATGGTGATTTGGGTTTCGGCTTGTTCGACTAA
- the LOC106352540 gene encoding 3-ketoacyl-CoA synthase 1-like (The RefSeq protein has 6 substitutions compared to this genomic sequence): MERTNSIEMDQERLTAEMAFKDSSSAVIRIRRRLPDFLTSVKLKYVKLGLHNSFNFTTFLFLLIILPLTGTVLVQLTGLTFETFSELWYNHAAQLDGVTRLACLVSLCFVLIIYVTNRSKPVYLVDFSCYKPEDERKMSVDSFLKMTEQNGAFTDDTVQFQQRISNRAGLGDETYLPRGITSTPPKLNMSEARAEAEAVMFGALDSLFEKTGIKPAEVGILIVSCSLFNPTPSLSAMIVNHYKMREDIKSYNLGGMGCSAGLISIDLANNLLKANPNSYAVVVSTENITLNWYFGNDRSMLLCNCIFRMGGAAILLSNRRQDRSKSKYELVNVVRTHKGSDDKNYNCVYQKEDERGTIGVSLARELMSVAGDALKTNITTLGPMVLPLSGQLMFSVSLVKRKLLKLKVKPYIPDFKLAFEHFCIHAGGRAVLDEVQKNLDLEDWHMEPSRMTLHRFGNTSSSSLWYEMAYTEAKGRVKAGDRLWQIAFGSGFKCNSAVWKALRVVSTEELTGNAWAGSIENYPVKIVQ, from the coding sequence ATGGAGAGAGCAAACAGCATAGAGATGGATCAAGAGAGATTAACAGCGGAGATGGCGTTTAAAGATTCTTCATCGGCCGTTATACGAATCCGGCGACGTTTGCCAGATTTCTTAACGTCCGTCAAGCTTAAGTACGTGAAGCTTGGACTTCATAACTCTTTCAACTTCACCACCTTTCTCTTCCTACTCATCATTCTTCCCTTAACGGGGACCGTGCTGGTTCAGCTAACCGGTCTCACGTTCGAGACGTTCTCCGAGCTTTGGTATAACCATGCGGTCCAACTCGACGGGGTGACAAGACTCGCCTGCTTGGTTTCCCTCTGCTTCGTTTTGATCATCTACGTGACTAACCGGTCTAAACCGGTTTACTTAGTGGATTTCTCCTGCTACAAACCGGAAGACGAGCGGAAAATGTCCGTAGATTCGTTCTTAAAGATGACGGAGCAAAACGGAGCTTTCACCGACGACACCGTCCAGTTCCAGCAAAGAATCTCGAACCGGGCCGGTTTAGGAGACGAGACTTATCTTCCACGTGGCATAACTTCAACACCCCCGAAGCTAAATATGTCCGAGGCACGTGCCGAAGCTGAAGCCGTTATGTTCGGTGCCTTGGATTCACTCTTCGAGAAAACCGGAATTAAACCGGCTGAAGTGGGAATCTTGATCGTAAACTGCAGCTTATTCAATCCGACGCCGTCTCTATCGGCCATGATCGTGAACCATTACAAGATGAGAGAAGACATCAAAAGCTACAACCTCGGAGGAATGGGCTGCTCCGCCGGACTAATCTCAATCGATCTCGCCAACAACCTCCTCAAAGCAAACCCAAACTCTTACGCTGTCGTGGTCAGCACGGAGAACATAACCCTAAACTGGTACTTCGGAAACGACCGGTCAATGCTCCTCTGTAACTGCATCTTCCGAATGGGCGGTGCAGCGATTCTCCTCTCTAACCGGCGACAAGACCGGTCAAAGTCAAAGTACGAGCTAGTCAACGTCGTACGGACACATAAAGGATCAGACGACAAGAACTATAATTGCGTGTACCAGAAGGAAGACGAGAGAGGAACGATCGGTGTCTCTTTAGCTAGGGAGCTTATGTCCGTGGCCGGAGACGCTCTGAAAACAAACATCACGACGTTAGGACCGATGGTTCTTCCTTTGTCGGAACAGTTAATGTTCTTGGTTTCATTGGTCAAAAGGAAGTTGCTAAAACTCAAAGTGAAGCCGTATATTCCGGATTTCAAGCTAGCTTTCGAGCATTTCTGTATACACGCAGGAGGTAGAGCGGTTCTCGACGAGGTCCAAAAGAATCTTGATCTTAAAGATTGGCATATGGAGCCTTCGAGAATGACTTTGCACCGGTTTGGTAACACTTCGAGTAGCTCGCTTTGGTACGAGATGGCTTATACCGAAGCTAAGGGTCGGGTTAAGGCTGGTGATAGGCTTTGGCAGATTGCGTTTGGATCTGGTTTCAAGTGTAATAGTGCGGTTTGGAAAGCGTTACGAGTTGTTTCGACGGAGGAGCTGACGGGTAATGCGTGGGCTGGTTCGATTGAGAATTATCCGGTTAAGATTGTGCAATGA